From one Streptomyces sp. CA-210063 genomic stretch:
- a CDS encoding helix-turn-helix transcriptional regulator, translating to MKNVGEAPQEELATGERSTRNRVARSILDHGPSTVADLAGRLGLTQAAVRRHLDALVADDVVQPREQRVYGARTRGRPAKVFALTDCGRDAFDQSYDKLAADALRWIADQEGGAQAVAAFARARVAAQAGAYRKAVEAAGPEQKTEALAKALSADGYAATARSAPHPHQGEQLCQHHCPVAHVAEQFPQLCEAETELFAELLGTHVQRLATIAHGDGVCTTFIPRISKTATDTASASTAGRNPA from the coding sequence GTGAAAAACGTTGGCGAGGCTCCGCAGGAGGAACTCGCGACCGGTGAGCGCTCCACGCGCAACCGGGTCGCGCGGTCCATCCTGGACCACGGCCCGTCCACCGTGGCCGACCTCGCCGGACGCCTCGGGCTGACCCAGGCGGCCGTCCGCCGGCACCTCGACGCACTGGTCGCCGACGACGTCGTACAACCCCGTGAGCAGCGCGTCTACGGTGCGCGCACGCGGGGGCGCCCGGCCAAGGTGTTCGCCCTGACGGACTGCGGGCGCGACGCCTTCGACCAGTCGTACGACAAGCTCGCCGCGGACGCGCTCCGCTGGATCGCGGACCAGGAGGGCGGGGCGCAGGCCGTCGCCGCCTTCGCCCGGGCCCGGGTCGCCGCCCAGGCCGGCGCCTACCGCAAGGCCGTCGAGGCCGCGGGCCCCGAACAGAAGACAGAAGCTCTGGCCAAGGCCTTGAGCGCCGACGGGTACGCTGCTACGGCTCGCAGTGCCCCCCACCCCCACCAGGGTGAGCAGCTCTGCCAGCACCACTGTCCGGTCGCCCATGTCGCCGAGCAGTTCCCGCAGCTCTGCGAGGCCGAGACCGAACTCTTCGCCGAACTGCTCGGTACACACGTCCAGCGGCTGGCCACCATCGCCCACGGCGACGGCGTCTGCACGACGTTCATCCCCAGAATTTCCAAGACAGCCACCGACACCGCATCTGCAAGCACCGCCGGGAGGAACCCCGCATGA
- a CDS encoding aminoglycoside N(3)-acetyltransferase: MSTTPPTGPLVTREGLAADLRATGVNPGETLLVHSSLSALGWVCGGPVTVVRALLDALGPDGTLVVPSQTGQLSDPALWAYPPVPEEWWGLIRSTMPAYDPRTTPTRGVGVIPETVRTWPGALRSAHPQTSFAAIGPGAAAILADHAPDCRLGERSPLARLEKAGARVLLLGAGYDSCTSFHLAEYRIPAPLVQVGRPGPDGWEVVTEVSIDSDRFDELGWDFERDHGVVRGKAGAADVRLFPVADAVAYAERWLPTHRPREEEISGPAPLGTRPRP, from the coding sequence ATGTCGACAACCCCTCCCACCGGCCCACTTGTCACCCGTGAGGGCTTGGCCGCGGACCTGCGCGCGACCGGTGTCAACCCCGGCGAGACCCTCCTCGTGCACTCCTCGCTCAGCGCGCTCGGCTGGGTCTGCGGAGGCCCCGTCACGGTCGTCCGGGCGCTGCTCGACGCACTCGGTCCGGACGGCACCCTGGTCGTCCCCAGCCAGACCGGCCAGCTCTCGGACCCGGCACTGTGGGCGTACCCGCCGGTGCCGGAGGAGTGGTGGGGGCTGATCCGGTCGACCATGCCCGCCTACGACCCGCGCACCACCCCCACTCGCGGGGTCGGCGTGATCCCCGAGACGGTACGGACCTGGCCGGGCGCCCTGCGCAGCGCGCACCCCCAGACGTCCTTCGCGGCGATCGGCCCGGGCGCGGCGGCGATCCTCGCGGACCACGCCCCCGACTGCCGCCTCGGCGAGCGCAGCCCCCTGGCCCGGCTGGAGAAGGCGGGCGCCCGCGTGCTCCTCCTCGGCGCGGGCTACGACTCCTGCACCAGCTTCCACCTCGCCGAATACCGGATACCCGCGCCCCTGGTCCAGGTCGGCCGCCCGGGCCCGGACGGCTGGGAGGTGGTGACCGAGGTGTCGATCGACTCGGACCGCTTCGACGAGCTGGGGTGGGACTTCGAGCGCGATCACGGGGTCGTACGGGGAAAGGCGGGCGCGGCGGACGTACGTCTGTTCCCGGTGGCCGACGCGGTGGCGTACGCCGAGCGCTGGCTCCCGACGCACCGTCCCCGTGAGGAGGAGATCTCCGGACCCGCCCCTCTGGGCACCCGGCCGCGTCCCTAG
- a CDS encoding nucleotidyltransferase — protein MTRSDGIITEPTPLFGGGRTPTGTTTGAAALADTGPETADLLDRFLDELQDGLAPLAVWAHGSLGGGDYQEGRSDLDLIAVLAGPVTARTAWRVARLHARLRHEPLAALLHCTYLTSGTTDDAQRKHLTWAHEQLFRRTVTPVTRRELHTFGLVLHGESPKGLLPPVSDIELDAFVVRDQQEFWRPAVDKAHLWNQDVWVDLGLLTHARATAALRDGRLITKREALDLLPTLGAPAEVVDDIRRRRYGQRAEEVPHRGELTRAFLGPATDDLVRTYG, from the coding sequence ATGACACGCAGCGACGGGATCATCACCGAGCCCACTCCTTTATTCGGCGGAGGCAGGACCCCCACCGGCACTACCACCGGGGCCGCCGCCCTGGCCGACACCGGCCCCGAGACCGCCGATCTGCTCGACCGCTTCCTCGATGAACTCCAGGACGGCCTGGCGCCGCTCGCCGTCTGGGCCCACGGCTCTCTCGGTGGGGGCGATTATCAGGAGGGCCGCAGCGACCTGGACCTGATCGCCGTGCTGGCCGGCCCGGTCACGGCGAGGACGGCCTGGCGGGTGGCACGGCTGCACGCCCGTCTGCGCCACGAACCGCTGGCCGCCCTGCTGCACTGCACCTATCTGACCTCCGGGACGACGGACGACGCCCAGCGCAAGCACCTCACTTGGGCGCACGAGCAGTTGTTCCGGCGGACGGTCACCCCGGTCACCCGGCGCGAGCTGCACACGTTCGGCCTAGTCCTGCACGGCGAATCGCCCAAGGGGCTGCTGCCGCCGGTGTCGGACATCGAGCTGGACGCGTTCGTCGTCCGAGACCAGCAGGAGTTCTGGCGCCCGGCGGTCGACAAGGCCCACCTCTGGAACCAGGACGTCTGGGTCGACCTCGGCCTGCTCACCCACGCCCGCGCCACCGCCGCCCTGCGCGACGGCCGGCTGATCACCAAGCGCGAGGCCCTGGACCTGCTGCCCACCCTGGGCGCGCCCGCCGAGGTGGTCGACGACATCAGGCGGCGCCGGTACGGGCAGCGGGCCGAGGAGGTGCCGCACCGTGGCGAGCTGACCCGGGCGTTCCTCGGCCCGGCGACCGACGACCTCGTACGGACGTACGGCTGA
- a CDS encoding heme o synthase, translating into MTAVESRPPGVLGASSTSSSRGQRPIGARVKAFVALTKPRIIELLLITTVPVMFLAEQGVPDLWLVLATCVGGYLSAGGANALNMYIDRDIDALMERTSQRPLVTGMVTPREGLVFGITLAVVSTLWFGALVNWLSAWLSLGALLFYVVVYTMILKRRTSQNIVWGGIAGCMPVLIGWSAVTNSMSWAAVILFLVIFFWTPPHYWPLSMKVKDDYARVGVPMLPVVASNTVVARQIVLYSWVMVAVSLMLTPLGYTGWFYTSVALVTGGWWLWEAHALQNRAKGGAVGAKLKEMRLFHWSITYVSLLFVAVAVDPFLR; encoded by the coding sequence GTGACGGCCGTCGAATCCCGTCCACCGGGAGTGCTGGGCGCGAGCAGCACGAGCAGCAGCCGGGGTCAGCGGCCGATCGGGGCCAGAGTCAAGGCGTTCGTGGCGCTCACGAAGCCGCGGATCATCGAACTGCTGCTGATCACCACGGTTCCGGTGATGTTCCTGGCCGAGCAGGGTGTCCCCGACCTCTGGCTGGTGCTCGCCACCTGCGTCGGCGGCTACCTCTCCGCGGGCGGCGCCAACGCGCTCAACATGTACATCGACCGGGACATCGACGCGCTCATGGAGCGCACCTCGCAGCGCCCGCTGGTCACCGGCATGGTCACCCCGCGTGAGGGTCTCGTCTTCGGCATCACCCTCGCGGTCGTCTCCACCCTCTGGTTCGGCGCCCTCGTCAACTGGCTGTCCGCCTGGCTGTCGCTCGGAGCGCTCCTCTTCTACGTCGTCGTCTACACGATGATCCTCAAACGACGTACGTCGCAGAACATCGTCTGGGGCGGCATCGCCGGCTGCATGCCCGTCCTCATCGGCTGGTCCGCCGTCACGAACTCCATGTCCTGGGCCGCCGTCATCCTCTTCCTCGTCATCTTCTTCTGGACCCCGCCGCACTACTGGCCCCTCTCCATGAAGGTGAAGGACGACTACGCGCGTGTCGGCGTCCCGATGCTCCCGGTGGTCGCCTCGAACACGGTGGTCGCGCGGCAGATCGTCCTCTACAGCTGGGTCATGGTCGCCGTCTCCCTGATGCTGACCCCGCTCGGCTACACGGGCTGGTTCTACACGTCGGTGGCCCTGGTGACGGGCGGCTGGTGGCTCTGGGAGGCGCACGCGCTGCAGAACAGGGCGAAGGGCGGCGCCGTGGGCGCCAAGCTCAAGGAAATGCGCCTGTTCCACTGGTCGATCACGTATGTGTCGCTGCTGTTCGTGGCGGTGGCGGTGGACCCCTTCCTCCGCTGA
- a CDS encoding ABC transporter ATP-binding protein, which translates to MRSDPVVQVRSLVKRYGDKTAVDGLDLTAREGVTAVLGPNGAGKTTTIETCEGYRKPDSGSVSVLGLDPVREAAALRPRLGVMLQSGGVYSGARADEMLRHVAKLHAHPLDVDALIERLGLGSCGRTTYRRLSGGQQQRLALAMAVVGRPELVFLDEPTAGLDPQARRATWELVRDLRTDGVSVILTTHYMDEAEQLADDVAIIDAGRVIAQGTPEQLCRGGAENTLRFTGRPALDVGSLLKALPADSTALELTPGVYRVTGKIDPQLLATVTSWCAQHGVMPDRISVERHTLEDVFLELTGKELRS; encoded by the coding sequence ATGCGAAGTGACCCCGTGGTCCAGGTCCGGTCCCTGGTGAAACGGTACGGCGACAAGACCGCGGTGGATGGCCTCGACCTGACGGCCCGAGAGGGCGTCACCGCCGTGCTCGGACCCAACGGCGCGGGCAAGACGACCACGATCGAGACGTGCGAGGGCTACCGGAAGCCGGACTCCGGCTCGGTCTCCGTCCTCGGCCTCGACCCGGTCCGCGAGGCGGCGGCGCTGCGCCCCCGGCTCGGCGTGATGCTCCAGTCCGGCGGCGTCTACTCCGGCGCCCGAGCCGACGAGATGCTGCGGCACGTGGCCAAGCTGCACGCCCACCCCCTCGATGTGGACGCCCTCATCGAGCGCCTGGGCCTCGGCTCCTGCGGTCGCACGACCTACCGGCGGCTCTCCGGCGGCCAGCAGCAGCGCCTCGCCCTCGCCATGGCCGTGGTCGGCCGCCCCGAGCTGGTCTTCCTGGACGAGCCGACCGCCGGCCTCGACCCGCAGGCCCGCCGGGCGACCTGGGAACTCGTCCGGGACCTGCGCACGGACGGTGTCTCGGTCATCCTCACCACGCACTACATGGACGAGGCCGAGCAGCTCGCCGACGACGTCGCGATCATCGACGCCGGCCGGGTCATCGCCCAGGGCACGCCCGAGCAGCTGTGCAGGGGCGGCGCCGAGAACACCCTCCGCTTCACCGGCCGCCCGGCCCTCGACGTCGGCTCCCTGCTGAAGGCCCTCCCGGCGGACTCCACCGCCCTCGAACTGACGCCCGGCGTCTACCGGGTGACCGGCAAGATCGACCCGCAACTCCTGGCGACCGTCACCTCCTGGTGCGCCCAGCACGGGGTGATGCCGGACCGGATCTCGGTGGAACGGCACACCCTGGAGGACGTGTTCTTGGAGCTGACCGGCAAGGAGTTGCGTTCATGA
- the sufB gene encoding Fe-S cluster assembly protein SufB, whose translation MTLPIEETAHPELEGLGNYEYGWADSDVAGASAKRGINEDVVRDISAKKNEPEWMTKLRLKGLRLFEKKPMPNWGSDLSGIDFDNIKYFVRSTEKQAESWEDLPEDIKNTYDKLGIPEAEKQRLVAGVAAQYESEVVYHQIREDLEEQGVIFLDTDTALKEHPELFKEYFGTVIPVGDNKFASLNTAVWSGGSFIYVPKGVHVEIPLQAYFRINTENMGQFERTLIIVDEDAYVHYVEGCTAPIYKSDSLHSAVVEIIVKKGARCRYTTIQNWSNNVYNLVTKRAVAYEGATMEWIDGNIGSKVTMKYPAVYLMGEHAKGETLSIAFAGEGQHQDAGSKMVHMAPNTSSNIVSKSVARGGGRTSYRGLVEIGEGAHGSKSNVLCDALLVDTISRSDTYPYVDVREDDVSMGHEATVSKVSEDQLFYLMSRGLSEFEAMAMIVRGFVEPIAKELPMEYALELNRLIELQMEGAVG comes from the coding sequence ATGACGCTCCCCATCGAGGAGACTGCCCACCCCGAGCTCGAGGGTCTGGGCAACTACGAATACGGCTGGGCCGACTCCGACGTGGCCGGTGCCTCTGCCAAGCGCGGTATCAACGAGGACGTCGTCCGCGACATCTCCGCGAAGAAGAACGAGCCGGAGTGGATGACCAAGCTCCGTCTCAAGGGCCTGCGCCTCTTCGAGAAGAAGCCCATGCCGAACTGGGGCTCGGACCTGTCGGGCATCGACTTCGACAACATCAAGTACTTCGTGCGCTCCACGGAGAAGCAGGCGGAGTCCTGGGAGGACCTGCCCGAGGACATCAAGAACACGTACGACAAGCTCGGCATCCCCGAGGCGGAGAAGCAGCGCCTCGTCGCCGGTGTCGCGGCCCAGTACGAGTCCGAGGTCGTCTACCACCAGATCCGCGAGGACCTGGAGGAGCAGGGCGTCATCTTCCTCGACACCGACACCGCCCTGAAGGAGCACCCGGAGCTCTTCAAGGAGTACTTCGGCACGGTCATCCCGGTCGGCGACAACAAGTTCGCGTCGCTGAACACCGCGGTGTGGTCCGGCGGTTCCTTCATCTACGTGCCGAAGGGCGTGCACGTGGAGATCCCGCTCCAGGCCTACTTCCGTATCAACACGGAGAACATGGGCCAGTTCGAGCGGACGCTGATCATCGTCGACGAGGACGCCTACGTCCACTACGTCGAGGGTTGTACGGCGCCGATCTACAAGTCGGACTCCCTCCACTCCGCGGTGGTCGAGATCATCGTGAAGAAGGGCGCCCGCTGCCGCTACACGACCATCCAGAACTGGTCGAACAACGTCTACAACCTGGTCACCAAGCGCGCCGTGGCGTACGAGGGCGCGACCATGGAGTGGATCGACGGCAACATCGGCTCCAAGGTCACCATGAAGTACCCGGCCGTCTACCTGATGGGCGAGCACGCCAAGGGCGAGACCCTGTCCATCGCCTTCGCGGGCGAGGGGCAGCACCAGGACGCCGGCTCCAAGATGGTCCACATGGCGCCGAACACCTCCTCCAACATCGTCTCCAAGTCGGTGGCGCGCGGTGGCGGTCGTACGTCCTACCGCGGTCTCGTCGAGATCGGTGAGGGCGCCCACGGCTCCAAGTCGAACGTGCTGTGCGACGCGCTGCTCGTCGACACCATCTCCCGCTCCGACACGTACCCCTATGTGGACGTCCGCGAGGACGACGTGTCCATGGGCCACGAGGCGACCGTCTCCAAGGTCTCCGAGGACCAGCTCTTCTACCTGATGAGCCGCGGTCTGAGCGAGTTCGAGGCGATGGCGATGATCGTGCGCGGCTTCGTCGAGCCCATCGCGAAGGAGCTGCCCATGGAGTACGCCCTGGAACTCAACCGGCTGATCGAGCTGCAGATGGAAGGCGCGGTCGGCTGA
- a CDS encoding amidohydrolase encodes MIETPSLVDQYCHGVLRTELGLGTFEAHLARSEGPPAPGTTFFDTQTGFAVRRWCPPLLGLEPHCPPARYLARRRELGVLEAGRRLLRGSGITTYLVDTGLPGDLTGPGEMASTGDADAHEIVRLELLAEQVADTSGTVESFLANLAESVHAAAANAVAFASVAGVRHGLALAPEPPGPGEVRGAVGRWLTHRPVGGELTDPVLLRHLLWIAVASGRPLQLHAGLGEPGLRIDRTDPVLLTDFARATAGLGTDLVLLHGYPYHRHAAHLAGVFPHVYADLGAELVHTGARAAAVLAEVLELAPFGKLLFSSGAHGLPELHVVGARLFREALARVLGTWVAEGAWSPVDAQRVAALIAAGNARRVYGLE; translated from the coding sequence ATGATCGAAACGCCGTCCCTCGTGGACCAGTACTGCCACGGCGTACTGAGAACGGAGCTGGGCCTCGGCACCTTCGAGGCCCACCTCGCCCGCAGTGAGGGACCGCCGGCGCCCGGCACCACCTTCTTCGACACCCAGACGGGTTTCGCGGTACGCCGCTGGTGCCCGCCCCTGCTGGGCCTGGAACCCCACTGCCCACCGGCCCGCTACCTCGCCCGACGCCGTGAACTGGGCGTACTGGAGGCGGGCCGCAGACTGCTGCGGGGCAGCGGCATCACCACCTACCTCGTCGACACCGGGCTGCCGGGCGACCTCACCGGCCCGGGCGAGATGGCCTCCACGGGAGACGCGGACGCACACGAGATCGTCCGCCTCGAACTCCTCGCCGAACAGGTCGCCGACACCTCCGGCACCGTCGAGTCGTTCCTGGCCAATCTCGCCGAGTCGGTCCACGCGGCGGCCGCGAACGCCGTCGCCTTCGCGTCGGTGGCGGGCGTACGGCACGGCCTGGCGCTGGCGCCCGAACCGCCCGGGCCGGGGGAGGTGCGGGGCGCGGTGGGGCGCTGGCTCACGCACCGGCCGGTCGGCGGGGAGCTCACCGACCCGGTCCTGCTGCGGCATCTGCTGTGGATCGCCGTCGCCTCCGGCCGCCCCCTGCAACTCCACGCCGGCCTCGGCGAACCGGGCCTGCGCATCGACCGTACGGACCCCGTCCTGCTCACCGACTTCGCCCGCGCCACGGCGGGTCTCGGCACCGACCTGGTCCTGCTGCACGGCTACCCCTACCACCGGCACGCGGCCCATCTCGCCGGTGTCTTCCCGCACGTCTACGCCGACCTGGGCGCCGAACTCGTCCACACCGGCGCCCGGGCCGCCGCCGTACTCGCCGAGGTCCTGGAACTGGCGCCCTTCGGCAAGCTCCTCTTCTCCAGCGGCGCCCACGGCCTGCCCGAGCTGCATGTGGTCGGGGCCCGGCTGTTCCGGGAGGCGCTGGCGCGGGTGCTGGGGACCTGGGTGGCGGAGGGCGCGTGGTCGCCGGTGGACGCGCAGCGCGTGGCGGCGCTGATCGCGGCGGGGAACGCGCGCCGGGTGTACGGGTTGGAGTGA
- a CDS encoding ABC transporter permease, giving the protein MIAAQAALETKMLLRNGEQLLLTVVIPTLLLVLFGSVDIVDTGEGKAVDFLAPGILALAVMSTAFTGQAIATGFERRYGVLKRLAVSPLPRWGLMTAKTLSVLVTEVLQVVLLTGIAFAMGWSPHGNPFAVLLLLVLGTAAFSGLGLLMAGTLKAEATLAAANLVFLLLLVGGGVVVPLDKFPDAAQSVLGLLPIAALSDGLRDVLQHGAGMPWGDLGILAVWAVLGLGAAARFFRWE; this is encoded by the coding sequence ATGATCGCGGCGCAGGCGGCCCTGGAGACGAAGATGCTGCTGCGCAACGGCGAGCAGCTGCTCCTGACGGTCGTCATCCCGACCCTGCTGCTGGTGCTCTTCGGCTCGGTGGACATCGTCGACACGGGCGAGGGGAAGGCCGTCGACTTCCTGGCCCCCGGCATCCTCGCGCTCGCCGTGATGTCGACGGCGTTCACGGGACAGGCGATCGCCACGGGCTTCGAGCGCCGCTACGGCGTGCTGAAGCGGCTGGCGGTCTCGCCGCTCCCCCGCTGGGGCCTGATGACCGCGAAGACCCTGTCCGTGCTGGTCACGGAGGTCCTCCAGGTCGTCCTCCTCACGGGGATCGCCTTCGCGATGGGCTGGTCGCCGCACGGCAACCCCTTCGCCGTACTGCTCCTGCTCGTCCTCGGTACGGCCGCCTTCTCCGGTCTCGGTCTGCTGATGGCGGGCACGCTGAAGGCGGAGGCGACGCTCGCGGCGGCGAACCTGGTGTTCCTGCTGCTGCTCGTGGGCGGCGGTGTGGTGGTCCCGCTGGACAAGTTCCCGGACGCGGCGCAGAGCGTGCTCGGACTGCTGCCGATCGCCGCCCTGTCGGACGGTCTGCGGGACGTCCTCCAGCACGGGGCCGGGATGCCGTGGGGCGACCTCGGGATCCTCGCCGTGTGGGCGGTGCTCGGGCTGGGCGCGGCGGCACGCTTCTTCCGCTGGGAGTAG
- a CDS encoding COX15/CtaA family protein → MVRVPKVTRDDLVSAARNPLAFIAERWTPDPRTVRRAALAALVMAVVIVVTGGAVRLTGSGLGCPTWPKCTDDSLTATRAMGVHGAIEFGNRMLTYVLCAAVGWAIIAARSEKPYRRSLTKLGWTQFWVVMSNAVLGGIVVLVGLNPYTVAAHFLLSTALIAVAAVMWHRTGESDTAPRPLVGKAVRQLVWALVGVTLLLIAVGTVVTGAGPHAGDSSKVERIPLNWENVTKLHAVLAWIVVTLAFALWFVLRAVDAPAGPLRRTRDLFLILLAQGAVGYVQYFTDLPEVLVGAHMFGSCLVWIATLRVLLSLRERSADEVDVPGPAAVETPVAARG, encoded by the coding sequence ATGGTGCGCGTGCCGAAAGTGACCCGCGACGACCTCGTCTCCGCTGCGCGCAACCCGCTCGCCTTCATCGCCGAACGCTGGACCCCGGACCCCAGAACGGTCCGGCGTGCGGCCCTCGCCGCGCTCGTCATGGCGGTGGTCATCGTGGTGACCGGCGGTGCCGTACGGCTCACCGGGTCGGGCCTCGGCTGCCCGACCTGGCCCAAGTGCACCGACGACTCGCTCACCGCCACCCGTGCGATGGGCGTGCACGGTGCCATCGAGTTCGGCAACCGCATGCTGACGTACGTGCTGTGCGCGGCGGTCGGCTGGGCGATCATCGCCGCGCGCTCGGAGAAGCCCTACCGGCGCAGCCTCACCAAGCTGGGCTGGACGCAGTTCTGGGTCGTCATGAGCAACGCGGTGCTCGGCGGCATCGTCGTACTGGTCGGCCTCAACCCGTACACGGTGGCCGCGCACTTCCTGCTCTCCACCGCGCTCATCGCCGTCGCCGCCGTGATGTGGCACCGCACCGGTGAGAGCGACACCGCCCCGCGTCCGCTCGTCGGCAAGGCGGTGCGGCAGCTGGTGTGGGCCCTGGTGGGCGTCACGCTGCTGCTGATCGCGGTGGGCACGGTCGTCACCGGCGCGGGTCCGCACGCCGGTGACTCGAGCAAGGTCGAGCGCATCCCCCTGAACTGGGAGAACGTCACCAAGCTGCACGCCGTCCTGGCCTGGATCGTGGTGACGCTGGCCTTCGCCCTGTGGTTCGTCCTCAGGGCCGTCGACGCCCCCGCCGGTCCCCTGCGCCGCACCCGCGACCTGTTCCTGATCCTCCTGGCCCAGGGCGCCGTGGGCTACGTCCAGTACTTCACCGACCTCCCCGAGGTCCTGGTCGGCGCCCACATGTTCGGCTCCTGCCTGGTGTGGATCGCCACCCTCCGGGTGCTGCTGTCCCTGCGGGAGCGGTCGGCGGACGAGGTGGACGTGCCGGGTCCGGCGGCGGTGGAGACACCGGTCGCCGCGCGCGGCTGA